TGAAGGTGAAACAATAACCTCTACAGTGAATCTTTTACCCCGGGTACTACATGGCGGTATTGGATTTTAAGGATGCTTAATATACCCCAGTCCACAAGGACTACCGGAAATACCGGAGTGGCGGTTTATATCAAAGAATCGTTACATCTCCAGTTTTAGGCTCTTGCATTTGCGTTCTCAAGAACCCTACAATGGGAAGTATTGTGGATACGCAGAGCCGAGATCGCCTACATCTAGATAAAATTGTCAGTACAGACATTGGAAAAGCTGTCCTACTGTGAATACAGAGAATCTAAAGCCAAGGATTCTTACAACAGATGCCAGTTCCTGGGGATGGGAAGCTCATCTCGGGAACCAAGTACATaatttccctgaaagtaagatgGGGTCTTACAGCGCTcgaacaaccaatcatagccatcgctttgtggaggtgggatttatgaagccCATAACAGGAAATAATCCTGTGTGGGTGTCCGAGGACTTCGGGAATCGCTCCGGGgctctagagagcagcaggaaggacctggaccgagcctgctgggtaaggACTCGGCTGACCTGCGTGAAATGTGctgtaaaaatgctgcaaatgtgTTTTTATGGCCCATTTCACTTAGTGCATTCCTATTAACTTTTAACAACTAACtacagcttatatttcaagtctccccaAAATCCTCAAatcgtgctagggcttatttttgggtaaaaCCGTATTCCAGTGGAAATGTGAAGAACCTGTACAGGGGCTTTCTCAAACCTGAAGGCGCTTGTAGCCGTCAAATGGGCTTTTCGAGCAGTGTCAAACGATCTATTaaaccagtggttcccaaactgtgctctgcAGAGCCCAGTGGCCGgtgtcttaccaccctgtcatacccaccagggcaggttttttttaaatgggccaatcatttaatttcaactaatcttCCAGTCGCGttctgagagccataactttcatttttccattgacacggccatatgagggcttgttttttgtgggacaagttgtactttttgatggcatcatttttgggtatatataatgtattgcataacttttgtaaaaagatttgtagggagattggggaaaataaatgtttccatttgtgtttttggatttcatttttacggcgttcagcgtgcagaataaatgtgatgacgttattctctgagtcaacacgattccggcgataccaagtttatacttttttttttttgctatttttgtacattttaaaacattttttttcttaaaggcttGCTTTTGTgctgccacattccaagagccgtattttttttcccccatttccagagctctagaaggccttgttttttgcaggatgaactctagtcttcatttatctaatttttaggaacatgtaaaattttgatcgctctttattccattttttttctagtggGAAAATGAACAAtctaattctggcatgttttttatttttatttttcactgcattctctgagcagtataaataatatattaaagtaattctacaggctggTACGATTataccaataccaaattgtaatagttgtttttctttttcactactttttcaaagtttataaatgtttttttgtttttttttaaattgctgcatTCTAGAGACCCctagaattttaatttttttcataaacGGAGCTGTGGAATGGTTTTTATTTAGCGGTATgcgttgtactttttattagtaccatttgttgatctgtgcagaattttgatcactttttattccgtttttgctgtttatttccgtttaaattttttttttccatgctgtgcaccctgcagattaacctcttcccgccccaggacgtacatttacgtcctgctgcatcagggtatgtatgaagagagattacagcgagacctctcttcatacagcgtgggcgtcaacTGGTCATTACAGCTAACACCCGCGGGCAAGAACTGTAGTTGTacagcattgcatcatactgcaggagtgatcaaaccatcgctagttgtggtccctaaggggggggggggggggggcttaaaaaaaaaaagtaaaaataagatcaataaagttttattgttCAAACAAAGTATTAAGTTTACATCAcccccttttgtcatatttataataaaaaaaaaaccatgcaggaagttgccggcagagctgtaatatccttctcctttttttttttttttaaagtcctgcactgttctctgtgggtctgtgcaggcagaggacaatgccacagcttatgccattgtgctctgcaggtcccatagtgaaacagaACTCTCCAACACTGGAAACGAAGGGGAGCGATATCGAGGGTCACATGGCTGGAAGCCCTCAACTTCATAAGGTATATGGAGGATCTTAGGGGCTCAGATCTAGAGTTGGGTCCGGAAACCGCCAACACCTACAATATTTGGGCAGTATGGATAGATTTTAAGGGTTCTTCTGCTTTCCCTAAATGGCTAGCTGACGGCTTGGTATAAGACGACAAGATGAATCCCAGTGTCTGCAGTGGACAACACCCTATTCCTAAATATTTATGTAGTAGAGGAGAGAACAGCAGtcaccccctctctccctctttgCCCCTCTTCTATGCTTTATTTTTTCCCTAGTCACTTTTCTCTCcaactattttttttcctctcctttttctttttgccctttAAAAGGTACCTGGTACTTGTTTAACACTTATATTAGTTTGAGATGGGGGGTCTATTTTCTCCCCTCCCTGAGAGGATTTGTTGAAAGGCTTGCGCTTCAATACCTTTCTTCTTGGTATTTTAACTTACAAGGCCCATATTCAGTTTTCCAGGGAGATATAAGTTCATATGTTATTGCTTACCTAGTTTCATCTAGGTAGGAGTTTACTATATACTTGCCATGCTTTTCAATTAGAGCGATGACCAAATCCATGGTCAGTAACGTCATTTCTTTTTACAATACTCTATTACACCCTTCTCATCCTCTTTTTATGCCATTTGGCCTTGCCATATGATTTAATGTACCATTATTTCTCTGTAATGCAAGTACTTCTCAGTTTTTGTATAAGCTGTTTATAAGAAAACCTTAGTAATAACCTTTTTCTTTCATAATGTGTTTAAGACCTTTGGTGTAGCAGTTTTCTGATTGCCCTCTCTTGTATAATGGGCTATGTTGGCATAGAACCTTGACAGCGTTTCTGTATTCCTCTTGTTTCTATTTTTCAGGTGTAAATTGCCTGACATACGATGAAGCAATTATTGCCCAGCAGGACCGTATACAGCAAGAGGTTAGTAAGAGGTTTAACGGCTTGAGGGAATCTCACACAACATGTGCAAGCTGAGATGTTTGGATACTTTCACTTAAGTTACTTGAGTTGGGAGCTTTCACACCAGTTGAAAGATATACTTAGACGGAATGACTGCTACTTATCTCTGAGGGTTGACATCTGGTGAGGGCTGTTTAAGGACAATGGTTATTAATATTCACTGAATGGTAATTCTTTCTAACTTAGATTGCTGGCCACACTCCATTGCTATCTGACCGACTGGACCTCTCAGTACTCTACCAGGAATATGCGCCTGATGACCAAATTTACCAAGACAAGATTAAGGTATTTACTTAGTACAGTTTCTGGACAATTATTGTTATAACTGGAAAATGTAACAgggcttttatttatttatttattttttttaaagcccatgtccatctagtttagtcaatgttgatccagaggaaggcaaaaaaaaaccatgagGTAGAAGTACATTTTTCTCATTGTAGTGCAAAAagattccttcctgattccaatctggcaatcagaatagtcCCATATCAacaacctttctgaagtaattagtgattataacatgtaatattataacgctcaagaaaagtgtccaggcccctcttaaacttttAGTGTGTTCACCACATCCTCTAGCAGAGTTCCATAatgtcactgctcttactgtaaagaacccttttcgaggtctgtgtagaaacctttttttccaGTAGACATTGAAAATTCCCCTTTGTTTGTCACGCTGCTGGGTATAATTGTGTAAATTTATTTTGCCAGGACTTGCACAGAAGATACACTTACATACGTCGAACAAGGCCAGATGGCAACTGCTTCTACAGAGCATTTGGCTATTCCTATTTAGAAGCTCTGCTGGATGGAGGAAGTGAACTTGAAAGGTAAGGCAGTGAGGGCACATACTTACACCATGGGAAAGTATGATTGTTCTAATCTAGGTTTTCACACCACTTGCTGTGTATGTTTGTGTTTTTACTTCAATGTGTTGCTACATGTTTATCTTAAATGTTGGTGATGCTCATTTTTTTGGCCCCCTGCCCCATCTCATTCTAAGAGCCATAGCGTTTCAAATATTGGGATGCACATAAAACCTGAAGACTTGAACATATGATTCTTAGATCACTTTtagaatacattgcagtacatttGTATTGCATTGTATTATGCTTGTCAGTATTAAACTGGTAAGCAGCCCATTGAGCTCACATGACTTTAGACCTTGGGTCCTTTGTTAGGCCTTGACTGCCATGGTAGTTCTGCAGCCTGCACTTGCTATGGACTGAGTCAGAGGGGTTAAATGTTGCCGCAGGGTGTCAGGTGTATGTATTATACATCTTATTAACCTGTGCTGTAATGGTATGTGGTGGTATGCAGAGTGTCTGCTACCTGCACCTTACTACTATGATGTGAGAAAGTGTCTGTGTGGGATCCTAATTCCCTTTTTACACGGGACGGTTATCGTTTAAACGAGATGCATGAGCAAGTGACATCCCCACTAGTTGCTTGTGCAGACTATTTAAACAGTCAAATCATTGCTGAGAACCGCTTACTTGTTCACTTCTTGcttagtgcttcacattctatgtaaaACATGGAGAGGGGAGTGTTTAGATGAAAGGAGAAGTGAGTGAAACagctttttacattttctatgcaggctgaaactggaTGACAAATGAAGAAAACGAATGAAACGTGCATGATGCTTCGCATGTAGATGTAGCGATTTATTCCGCACTCTTGTTCTTTTGAGCAACAATTGTtaggtgtaaataggccttaagtattACTTTAATTGGCTTTCCTACTCATTAAAGATTAAACTGTGGCATCCTACAGAACTTGTAAACACTGCAGTAGGGTTTGGTTTGTAAGTGACTTCACAGCCTGTACAATATACATAAAGCTCCTGTACTGTGGCACTGCTATGGTATGGCCTATCCCTTAAGTCCCATTCACATGTGCGATAATCGCATATTTGTTTAACCCATGCTTTCcattgggttaattcacacatgagatgtcttatagcatgcgacatcccgacacaaaaaccttgcgcgTCCCCCCATATACACACGGCTCGGGaggtttttgtagcccatgtttccctatggaaccttctcctctgttgcatcgcacagaAATGGgactttcgtgcgatgcaactttgacagtaggaaatcttactgtcaGAGCCATAacttaagccctagctgcagggaaaaaataaagtatacatcaccttaaaagtgctgtcagctccactgcatcttctccccaggtccacAGGACTATTCTtcctcatctcttctggctggggattgaaaaatccccacctcctggaagtgctgcctctgatcgtctgactctcagccaatcacaggcagcgctcgatgaagcaatcacagccgttcatcaaacgctggctctgattggataAGCGTCAGCCATCCACAGCCAGtgattccaggaggcagggagttTTCAAACCGGGACCAGTAGGAAGCTACAGTGGCACCGGACcttgcttctaaggtgatgtatactcttacttttctctctttttttttttttttttttttttttagcagctaggccttatttttgggATGGGGCTTGTACTTCAAGTCATActgttttattaattttgttacccttctttgaaccccttaagcactgcaacatccttcctgagtaccagtgaccagaactgtacacagtattccatgtgaggcctgacaagtgccttatagagtggaagaataatgttctcatacctcgcccctattcctcttttaatgcacaccaAGACTTGACttgcttttgtagcagctgactggcacccTGGAAACCCTTGGTTGCAGACAGCTTCACAtgcctgcggggctgaaggaatccgcTGCCACAGCGGTCACAGCCGCCGCAggagattgcgatgttctcccactgttttcaattgggccagcactcattgaaaacatgtggaaacACCTCGATGGAACGCCCTCTCAtccctgtggggctgaaggaatcccctggcgcagctgtcacagctgcttcaggggattgtgatgttgtcccattgttttcattggggttgttttgctgccactggccctattgaaaacgaTGGGCAGTATCACagtagtgaaaacatcgcaaataagagtgaaaccattgaaaatcattggtttcattcatGATCATGCATTTTCatgtgtgtttgtttttcttAGGTGGAGATCAGGCCACTAAAATACTTCCTCAGAATTGACAGTGATTAAAAATTACCAGCTGTGATTGGAGTGAACTCCGATTGTGGATGTTGCGGCCGGTTGTCAGCTGTCAGACAACTGACATCTGTGTATGGTATGATCTTGGCTCATGAGCCAGCTCAGTACCAACCCACCACATATCCAACATACATGTGTGCTGGATACAgataagggtttaaccccttgagtggcacgcctggaaattttccgggacgagctccactgctcatagggacatagcccggaagatttccgggctatgtattactatgggagctgcagagcacaatgccacaagctgtgacagtgtgctctgcctgcacagacccacacagagcagagcaagggctttgaaaaaccagcagaagatattgccaatatgccggcaacctcctgctttgtttacaggttgccatagagaccatcagctttttagaagcaagccgatggtctctgtggcagggagagcttggtgcttggctgtcagaggacagctaggtactagctcttacagcagagatcagagaaaacctccgatctctgctgttaaccctttacatgctgcagtctgtgactgcagcatgtaaagggctgtcaccatcggacccccggaatgtgatcagggggtcctgatgggtccctgtggaagtcccctaaagggacaaaaaaaaaatttaaaaaaaaggaaaaaaattataaaaacacttgtctccctttactttgtaaaaaatcaaaaatacaatcacatgtggtatccatgcgtcgtaatgacccagagaaggaagttaatgcattatttaaaggggttgtcccgcgccgaaacgggggtttgtttttttttttcaacccccccccccccccctgttcggcgcgagacaaccccgatgcaggggttaaaaaagaacaccggacagcgcttacctgaatccccgtgctccggtgacttcttacttacccggtgaagatggccgccggcatcttctccctcggtggaccgcagggcttctgtgcggtccattgccgattccagcctcctgattggctggactcggcacgtgacggggcggagctacacggagccccattgagaaaagcagaagacccggactgcgcaagcgcgtctaatttggccattagacggcgaaaattagacggcaaccatggagacgaggacgccagcaacggaacaggtaagtgaataacttttgataacttctgtatggctcataattaatgcacaatgtatattacaaagtgcattaatatggccatacagaagtgtatagacccacttgctgccgcgggacaacccctttaaccccttaatgacatggcccctttttttttctttttttccccatttatttttttcctcccccctgtttaaaaaatcacaacttgtcccacaaaaaacaagccctcatatggccatgtcaatggaaaaatgaaaaagttatggctcttgagacgcaactgcaaaattagttgaaattcaatgattagaccattttaaaaaacctgccctggtgggcacgacagggtggtaggaaacccgccactcaaggggttaataaaggggAGCCATGACAAGCATGCTATCAAACTGATCAATCATGACTGGAAAGTAGTAGTTTAGCTTATAAATTTGTACACCCCCTTATTCCTTTTCCTACACATGTTTACACACTGTTGTTCTCTTCCAGATTTAAGGAGGTGGCATTGCGCAGTAAGGAAGAGCTAATCAGACAAGGGTTTACAGAATTTACTATAGAAGACTTCCATAACACAGTAAGCACTGTTCCATGCCTCTCCAATTGGATGCCTTTTTGagaagtttttgtgtttttttttttgtctcacaccccccccccccccctccccattttaGGATATTTCTGATGGCCTGTTGATCCATAACTTAGCTATGGTGACCCTCAGTCTATGGGGCTTCTTGTTTTCTTGCATCCACAGTTCATGGATCTAATTGCTCTTGTAGAGAAACGTCCTGCAGCGTCAGAGCTACTAGCTGCATTTAATGAGCAGACTGTTTCAGACTACGTAGTCGTCTACCTGCGTCTTCTGACCTCGGGACACTTGCAGAGAGAGACTGTCTTCTACCAGCACTTTATAGAAGGTGGAAGAAGCGTCAAGGAATTCTGCCAGCAGGTAATAGAATTGTACTATTCAAAACGCAGTGTTCAATACTTGCAATATATCAGATTCTGAAGACCCTACAATGGGCTTCTATACACATCATGCTGCCTATGGGTAGAAGCCATATATTAGATCTAGAACATACACATTTGTCCTTCTCTCAAACGTCTGAGTCAATAAAAATTAACGGAAGTCAAAACCAACAGCTCCTATGACATTCGGGTTGATTGACTCACAAGCAGATACATATATTagattatatattgtatacatttGTTTGTATTTTATTGATAGTTTTGTAGGTTTGACACGTTGACATCTAATGGTGGTTTTCATCAGTATAGTTTCTTTCCTCTAATGTCATAGTCTCACATTTCTAGGGTCTTGGACTAGACAGAAATAACAGGATTTATCACTCAGGAAAATTTTGTGGAAAAGTATTAGGTGCCATGTGTAAGTGGGCAAAAGTATATTGTGCCACTTGCATTGTTCTTGCTCCACGATCATGCAATATTTAACATGTGTCATTCGCCACATACCATTGGCTTATTGTTTGTGTTATGCGATGCAATATTCGATattaatatatgtatttttattctttCCTCCCTCCATCAACGCCTGTTGGTTTTTCGTCTCTGCTCAGGAGGTTGAGCCCATGTGTAAGGAAAGTGACCACATTCACATCATTGCTCTCTCCCAGGCCTTGAATGTTTCTATCCAGGTTGAATATATGGACAGGGGTGAGGGGGGCAGCACAGTCACCCACGTGTTTCCTGAGGGTTCAGATCCACAGGTGTTCCTGCTCTACCGACCTGGACACTATGACATTCTCTATAAGTGACCTGCTCCGTGTTGTTATGCACACCCCTTCCCCATGATTTCACATTCTCTTCTCTCCATCTCCCTCTGCGCTTTTATCTGttcccccattatctgtacattATCCTCTGCCTGTTATGTTTTACTTCACTGGAGCAAAATAAATGAACTCTACAGACTCATGGATATATGTAGTGGTGGGACAGCATGGGCACATCTGGGGGTGGTGAGACAGTAAATAAAATCTCACTGAGTGCTTCTAACTAGACTCTTGTCTTATAGTTCTCGTGTGGCTGTGGTGCAGATTCTATTGTAGATTTATTTGTAATCCCTGAACGGGGTTCTGAATGAGCGGGTGGAAAACGTCTGTAAAATAACCAATTTTTTGGGTGCTTTCACAAACGCTGGAATGTTCCGCACTGGAaacatccacaccaaaatccgcatggcTAATGTGGATTTTGGCACTAATCTCTAAATGGCTTAAATCTGGCAATCCACATTTTGACAGTGGAATATTTCCATGTGCAAAACCATTTAAATGACCTTCAACAGATATTTATAGAATACCATTCTGGCAGAGGTTGAGAGCAGCTCTGGTGTAGCTTGAATGAGAGTTTACATATCTATGGTTGAGCATcagtctttaggcctcatgtccatgggtggttCTGATTCTGTATGGGGGAGCCCGCCGCAGAGTCTAACCTTGCATACCGGTCTAGatggttttcttttttctgtactgggaATGTGTGGTTGGGCCATCTGGTACACATGCacagtatttatatttttttctccaaacttCTACTTTGCCGTAGAGTCCGTAGCCCATCCGCGACGTCCATTGCGGACAAGCCacaggtcagacagcttccattgatttttcaatggaagccacctgcACGGAAACCGCAGTAAAATACAGCatactgtgttttttgtttttatctttttgtttttttaattttcgcaATGCGGAATCCAGAAAACAGATCTGCATGTGTAGATGCCTGtggttccctatgggtggcttgaactgtgcagattccacaattTAAATCTGCCTGTAGACATGAGCCTTCAACGTGtgtagtagtaaaaaaaaaaaacttggcagTAGATCTTGCTTTTATAAAAGGTAAATAAAATATGATGCCTCATGTTCTTCGGTTTGACTCCCGGATAGTTTATTTTAATGTTTGTTcttgcatcagtgctcacatatttatttttttttaagtgtttggaCATACTGATATACAAAACATGGGAACAGTTTGATATCTCTATATATTAGTAAGCAGTAAATTGACAGCTGTGTTAGTGGCTCAAGGCCCCATACACATTTGGCTTGTACTAGTATGAACCCGACAACAATGGGGCCACATGACACTCTAGGTGCATGGGAGTAGCTCAACTTTACCCCTAGTGTAGGGGGAAAAAAGGATTGGTGATGGTGAATA
The Eleutherodactylus coqui strain aEleCoq1 chromosome 11, aEleCoq1.hap1, whole genome shotgun sequence genome window above contains:
- the OTUB1 gene encoding ubiquitin thioesterase OTUB1 gives rise to the protein MAAEESDRLQSECDGETRGVNCLTYDEAIIAQQDRIQQEIAGHTPLLSDRLDLSVLYQEYAPDDQIYQDKIKDLHRRYTYIRRTRPDGNCFYRAFGYSYLEALLDGGSELERFKEVALRSKEELIRQGFTEFTIEDFHNTFMDLIALVEKRPAASELLAAFNEQTVSDYVVVYLRLLTSGHLQRETVFYQHFIEGGRSVKEFCQQEVEPMCKESDHIHIIALSQALNVSIQVEYMDRGEGGSTVTHVFPEGSDPQVFLLYRPGHYDILYK